From one Electrophorus electricus isolate fEleEle1 chromosome 20, fEleEle1.pri, whole genome shotgun sequence genomic stretch:
- the LOC113586361 gene encoding constitutive coactivator of PPAR-gamma-like protein 1 homolog isoform X3, whose translation MGVQGFQEYIEKHCPSAVMPVELQKLARGGLVGGCRQRPPQRPLRLLVDAEDCLHRLYGGFYTDWVGGGQWNHMLGYLAALAKACAHGNIELSVCFNGALEKGRLHEWVRRQVNDRQTAQQIVSHVQSKGTPPPKVWFLPPACMAHCVRLALLRFRVGVVQSLEDHHQEVLALCRENGFHGLMAYDSDYALCNVPSYFSAHALKLSRNGKSLTTSQYLMHEVSKQLDLSPNRFVIFASLLGNHILPDEDLAAFHWSLLGPDHPLASLKVRAHQLVLPPCDVVIRAVADYVRSLQDINDLEAITRDIFKHSQSRTDDKVLRFKKAVEYYAVASKPPQSSPYIVRPKRLGVPAAMSHYTPSQMLSIPQPFLAQQPGVQQNSLGPGPRPGPAESEVDKGLSDQNSFRDIPHESKPHTPLYERASPINPPPPGSPGHTESAFLNASSSSSSLENEETTGLTANHVNDHKEWDKQRSQMHGVPDNLGDQTKSDPSVTSSGGQGLEVGGHRGAHARIPSLLSMPTRNHMDMTTPPLPAVAAEVLRVAEHRHRMGLMHPYVYHVLTKGELKLLVTIEDEANKDLPSAVQLFRPVRQYVYGVLFSLAEAKKKVERLAMRRNCLPELLWNGNAGRSLTRSRPPSADEPVIVKEWAAYKGKSPHTPELVEALAFREWTCPNLKKLWLGKAVEDKNRRMRAFLACMRSDTPAMLNPANVPTPLMVLCCVLRFMLQWPGVRILRRNELDAFLAQAISPKLYDPDQLQELKIDNLDPRGVQLAALFMSGVDMALFANDVCGQPLPWEHCCPWMYFDGKLLQSKLIHATRNKAQLIDLCDGQAEQAAKVEKMRQSILEGLNLSRLPHLPPFPPHPPHAMHFYPHNSTFYPPPSLPPLPGRGRAMPGLQTIPSQGGKLEIAGTVVGQWAGTRRGRGRGSSPIQVVSVGGPTRGRPRGIISTPVVRTFGRGARYHSRGFRSPGSYQASCFQARPAYAASSGWDVGKDRKKPRVERQESTEAAENGLEDGEVARLNGSAVESKAPIPAQSAFSNDSKMCNIAPHLNALNADDERDRDGALSAAVLKTEE comes from the exons ATGGGCGTTCAGGGCTTCCAGGAGTACATCGAGAAACACTGCCCGAGCGCCGTGATGCCGGTGGAGCTGCAGAAGTTGGCACGGGGGGGTCTGGTCGGAGGATGCAGGCAGAGACCCCCCCAGCGCCCGCTCCGGCTGCTCGTGGACGCCGAGGACTGTCTGCACCGGCTGTACGGCGGCTTTTACACCGACTGGGTCGGCGGAGGGCAGTGGAACCACATGCTCGGGTACCTGGCCGCCCTGGCCAAAGCCTGCGCGCACGGGAACATCGAGCTGTCGGTGTGCTTCAACGGCGCCCTGGAGAAGGGCCGCCTGCACGAGTGGGTCCGGCGGCAGGTGAACGACAGGCAGACGGCGCAGCAGATCGTCAGCCACGTCCAGAGCAAGGGCACCCCACCGCCCAAGGTCTGGTTCCTGCCGCCGGCGTGCATGGCTCACTGCGTCCGGCTCGCCCTGCTCAGGTTTCGCGTCGGG GTTGTCCAGAGCCTTGAGGACCATCATCAGGAGGTGCTCGCCTTGTGTAGGGAGAACGGCTTCCATGGCCTGATGGCGTACGACTCCGACTACGCCCTGTGCAACGTGCCGAGCTACTTCAGTGCGCACGCCCTGAAACTGAGCCGCAATGGCAAGAGTCTCACCACCAGCCAGTACCTGATGCATGAGGTGTCCAAGCAACTCGACCTCAGTCCCAATCGCTTCGTCATCTTCGCTTCCCTCTTAG GTAATCACATTTTGCCTGACGAAGATCTAGCTGCCTTTCACTGGAGTTTACTGGGTCCGGATCACCCCTTAGCCTCTCTTAAG GTCCGCGCGCACCAGCTTGTGCTCCCTCCCTGTGACGTCGTGATAAGGGCAGTGGCAGATTACGTCCGCAGCCTGCAGGACATCAACGACCTGGAAGCCATCACTAGAGACATATTCAAGCACTCCCAG TCCAGGACCGATGACAAAGTTTTACGCTTCAAGAAGGCCGTGGAGTATTACGCAGTCGCCAGTAAGCCCCCTCAGTCTTCTCCTTATATAG tcagacCAAAGCGACTTGGTGTCCCTGCAGCTATGTcacactacacaccatcacagatGCTCAGCATTCCACAGCCCTTCCTTGCACAGCAGCCCGGG GTCCAGCAGAACTCCTTGGGACCAGGACCGAGGCCCGGGCCGGCCGAATCCGAGGTGGATAAAGGGCTCTCGGATCAGAACAGCTTCAGGGACATTCCGCACGAAAGCAAGCCCCATACACCCCTGTACGAGCGGGCGTCGCCCATCAACCCGCCTCCCCCCGGCAGCCCTGGCCATACCGAGTCAGCCTTCCTCAACGCCTCATCGTCATCCTCTTCCTTGGAGAACGAGGAGACCACAGGGCTCACTGCCAA CCACGTAAATGACCATAAGGAATGGGACAAGCAAAGAAGTCAGATGCATGGCGTTCCGGACAACCTGGGGGACCAAACCAAA TCCGATCCCTCTGTGACCTCCTCTGGGGGTCAAGGCCTGGAGGTCGGAGGTCACCGCGGGGCCCACGCCCGTATCCCGTCCCTGCTCTCGATGCCAACCAGGAACCACATGGACATGACCACCCCCCCTCTGCCCGCGGTGGCGGCTGAGGTGTTGCGAGTGGccgaacacagacacaggatgGGCCTCATGCACCCTTACGTCTACCACGTACTCACCAAG GGTGAGCTTAAGTTATTGGTCACCATCGAGGACGAAGCCAACAAGGACCTGCCGTCTGCCGTGCAGCTGTTCCGGCCCGTCCGCCAGTACGTTTATGGCGTGCTGTTCAGCCTGGCTGAGGCAAAGAAGAAGGTGGAGAGACTTGCCATGAGGAGGAACTGCCTCCCTGAAT TGCTGTGGAACGGGAACGCTGGGCGCTCACTCACCCGCTCCCGCCCTCCCTCCGCAGACGAGCCGGTCATCGTAAAAGAGTGGGCCGCGTACAAGGGCAAATCCCCCCACACGCCGGAGCTGGTGGAGGCACTGGCCTTCCGTGAGTGGACCTGCCCCAACCTGAAGAAGCTGTGGCTGGGCAAGGCAGTGGAGGACAAGAACCGACGCATGCGGGCCTTCCTGGCCTGCATGAGGTCCGACACGCCGGCCATGCTCAACCCCGCCAACGTACCCACCCCACTCATGGTGCTGTGCTGCGTCCTCCG GTTTATGTTACAGTGGCCAGGAGTAAGAATTTTACGCCGTAACGAGCTTGATGCATTCCTAGCCCAGGCTATTTCTCCTAAACTCTATGACCCTGACCAGCTGCAGGAACTGAAG ATCGATAACCTGGACCCACGGGGTGTGCAGCTGGCTGCTCTGTTCATGAGTGGGGTGGATATGGCCCTGTTTGCCAACGACGTGTGTGGACAGCCCCTGCCCTGGGAGCACTGCTGCCCCTGGATGTATTTCGATGGAAAACTGCTTCAGAGCAAACTGATTCACGCCACGCGCAACAAGGCCCAGCTCATCGACCTCTGTGATGGTCAG GCTGAACAGGCTGCCAAGGTGGAGAAGATGCGTCAGAGTATCCTGGAGGGGCTGAACCTCTCCCGGCTGCCCCACCTCCCACCCTTCCCACCCCATCCTCCACACGCCATGCATTTCTACCCCCACAACAGCACGTTCtaccccccaccctccctgcCCCCTCTGCCAGGGCGGGGCAGGGCCATGCCAG GACTCCAGACCATCCCTTCACAGGGAGGCAAGCTTGAGATTGCAGGCACAGTGGTGGGCCAGTGGGCAGGGACTCGCAgaggcagggggcggggctcctCCCCCATTCAGGTGGTGTCCGTTGGTGGACCAACCAGAGG ACGACCAAGAGGTATAATTTCAACTCCTGTTGTAAGGACCTTTGGCCGGGGAGCCAGATACCACAGTAGAGGTTTCAGGAGTCCCGGATCGTACCAG GCCTCGTGTTTCCAGGCCAGGCCTGCGTACGCCGCCTCCTCTGGCTGGGACGTGGGGAAGGACCGAAAGAAGCCCAGAGTGGAGAGACAGGAGTCCACCGAGGCAGCCGAGAACGGGTTGGAGGACGGGGAGGTGGCGCGGCTCAACGGGAGCGCGGTGGAAAGCAAAGCTCCCATCCCAGCCCAAAGTGCCTTTAGCAATGACTCCAAAATGTGCAATATCGCTCCTCATTTAAATGCACTAAACGCAGACGACGAACGCGACAGAGATGGAGCTCTGAGTGCCGCCGTCTTGAAAACAGAAGagtaa
- the LOC113586361 gene encoding constitutive coactivator of PPAR-gamma-like protein 1 homolog isoform X6 — MGVQGFQEYIEKHCPSAVMPVELQKLARGGLVGGCRQRPPQRPLRLLVDAEDCLHRLYGGFYTDWVGGGQWNHMLGYLAALAKACAHGNIELSVCFNGALEKGRLHEWVRRQVNDRQTAQQIVSHVQSKGTPPPKVWFLPPACMAHCVRLALLRFRVGVVQSLEDHHQEVLALCRENGFHGLMAYDSDYALCNVPSYFSAHALKLSRNGKSLTTSQYLMHEVSKQLDLSPNRFVIFASLLGNHILPDEDLAAFHWSLLGPDHPLASLKVRAHQLVLPPCDVVIRAVADYVRSLQDINDLEAITRDIFKHSQSRTDDKVLRFKKAVEYYAVASKPPQSSPYIVRPKRLGVPAAMSHYTPSQMLSIPQPFLAQQPGVQQNSLGPGPRPGPAESEVDKGLSDQNSFRDIPHESKPHTPLYERASPINPPPPGSPGHTESAFLNASSSSSSLENEETTGLTANHVNDHKEWDKQRSQMHGVPDNLGDQTKSDPSVTSSGGQGLEVGGHRGAHARIPSLLSMPTRNHMDMTTPPLPAVAAEVLRVAEHRHRMGLMHPYVYHVLTKGELKLLVTIEDEANKDLPSAVQLFRPVRQYVYGVLFSLAEAKKKVERLAMRRNCLPEYEPVIVKEWAAYKGKSPHTPELVEALAFREWTCPNLKKLWLGKAVEDKNRRMRAFLACMRSDTPAMLNPANVPTPLMVLCCVLRFMLQWPGVRILRRNELDAFLAQAISPKLYDPDQLQELKIDNLDPRGVQLAALFMSGVDMALFANDVCGQPLPWEHCCPWMYFDGKLLQSKLIHATRNKAQLIDLCDGQAEQAAKVEKMRQSILEGLNLSRLPHLPPFPPHPPHAMHFYPHNSTFYPPPSLPPLPGRGRAMPGLQTIPSQGGKLEIAGTVVGQWAGTRRGRGRGSSPIQVVSVGGPTRGRPRGIISTPVVRTFGRGARYHSRGFRSPGSYQASCFQARPAYAASSGWDVGKDRKKPRVERQESTEAAENGLEDGEVARLNGSAVESKAPIPAQSAFSNDSKMCNIAPHLNALNADDERDRDGALSAAVLKTEE, encoded by the exons ATGGGCGTTCAGGGCTTCCAGGAGTACATCGAGAAACACTGCCCGAGCGCCGTGATGCCGGTGGAGCTGCAGAAGTTGGCACGGGGGGGTCTGGTCGGAGGATGCAGGCAGAGACCCCCCCAGCGCCCGCTCCGGCTGCTCGTGGACGCCGAGGACTGTCTGCACCGGCTGTACGGCGGCTTTTACACCGACTGGGTCGGCGGAGGGCAGTGGAACCACATGCTCGGGTACCTGGCCGCCCTGGCCAAAGCCTGCGCGCACGGGAACATCGAGCTGTCGGTGTGCTTCAACGGCGCCCTGGAGAAGGGCCGCCTGCACGAGTGGGTCCGGCGGCAGGTGAACGACAGGCAGACGGCGCAGCAGATCGTCAGCCACGTCCAGAGCAAGGGCACCCCACCGCCCAAGGTCTGGTTCCTGCCGCCGGCGTGCATGGCTCACTGCGTCCGGCTCGCCCTGCTCAGGTTTCGCGTCGGG GTTGTCCAGAGCCTTGAGGACCATCATCAGGAGGTGCTCGCCTTGTGTAGGGAGAACGGCTTCCATGGCCTGATGGCGTACGACTCCGACTACGCCCTGTGCAACGTGCCGAGCTACTTCAGTGCGCACGCCCTGAAACTGAGCCGCAATGGCAAGAGTCTCACCACCAGCCAGTACCTGATGCATGAGGTGTCCAAGCAACTCGACCTCAGTCCCAATCGCTTCGTCATCTTCGCTTCCCTCTTAG GTAATCACATTTTGCCTGACGAAGATCTAGCTGCCTTTCACTGGAGTTTACTGGGTCCGGATCACCCCTTAGCCTCTCTTAAG GTCCGCGCGCACCAGCTTGTGCTCCCTCCCTGTGACGTCGTGATAAGGGCAGTGGCAGATTACGTCCGCAGCCTGCAGGACATCAACGACCTGGAAGCCATCACTAGAGACATATTCAAGCACTCCCAG TCCAGGACCGATGACAAAGTTTTACGCTTCAAGAAGGCCGTGGAGTATTACGCAGTCGCCAGTAAGCCCCCTCAGTCTTCTCCTTATATAG tcagacCAAAGCGACTTGGTGTCCCTGCAGCTATGTcacactacacaccatcacagatGCTCAGCATTCCACAGCCCTTCCTTGCACAGCAGCCCGGG GTCCAGCAGAACTCCTTGGGACCAGGACCGAGGCCCGGGCCGGCCGAATCCGAGGTGGATAAAGGGCTCTCGGATCAGAACAGCTTCAGGGACATTCCGCACGAAAGCAAGCCCCATACACCCCTGTACGAGCGGGCGTCGCCCATCAACCCGCCTCCCCCCGGCAGCCCTGGCCATACCGAGTCAGCCTTCCTCAACGCCTCATCGTCATCCTCTTCCTTGGAGAACGAGGAGACCACAGGGCTCACTGCCAA CCACGTAAATGACCATAAGGAATGGGACAAGCAAAGAAGTCAGATGCATGGCGTTCCGGACAACCTGGGGGACCAAACCAAA TCCGATCCCTCTGTGACCTCCTCTGGGGGTCAAGGCCTGGAGGTCGGAGGTCACCGCGGGGCCCACGCCCGTATCCCGTCCCTGCTCTCGATGCCAACCAGGAACCACATGGACATGACCACCCCCCCTCTGCCCGCGGTGGCGGCTGAGGTGTTGCGAGTGGccgaacacagacacaggatgGGCCTCATGCACCCTTACGTCTACCACGTACTCACCAAG GGTGAGCTTAAGTTATTGGTCACCATCGAGGACGAAGCCAACAAGGACCTGCCGTCTGCCGTGCAGCTGTTCCGGCCCGTCCGCCAGTACGTTTATGGCGTGCTGTTCAGCCTGGCTGAGGCAAAGAAGAAGGTGGAGAGACTTGCCATGAGGAGGAACTGCCTCCCTGAAT ACGAGCCGGTCATCGTAAAAGAGTGGGCCGCGTACAAGGGCAAATCCCCCCACACGCCGGAGCTGGTGGAGGCACTGGCCTTCCGTGAGTGGACCTGCCCCAACCTGAAGAAGCTGTGGCTGGGCAAGGCAGTGGAGGACAAGAACCGACGCATGCGGGCCTTCCTGGCCTGCATGAGGTCCGACACGCCGGCCATGCTCAACCCCGCCAACGTACCCACCCCACTCATGGTGCTGTGCTGCGTCCTCCG GTTTATGTTACAGTGGCCAGGAGTAAGAATTTTACGCCGTAACGAGCTTGATGCATTCCTAGCCCAGGCTATTTCTCCTAAACTCTATGACCCTGACCAGCTGCAGGAACTGAAG ATCGATAACCTGGACCCACGGGGTGTGCAGCTGGCTGCTCTGTTCATGAGTGGGGTGGATATGGCCCTGTTTGCCAACGACGTGTGTGGACAGCCCCTGCCCTGGGAGCACTGCTGCCCCTGGATGTATTTCGATGGAAAACTGCTTCAGAGCAAACTGATTCACGCCACGCGCAACAAGGCCCAGCTCATCGACCTCTGTGATGGTCAG GCTGAACAGGCTGCCAAGGTGGAGAAGATGCGTCAGAGTATCCTGGAGGGGCTGAACCTCTCCCGGCTGCCCCACCTCCCACCCTTCCCACCCCATCCTCCACACGCCATGCATTTCTACCCCCACAACAGCACGTTCtaccccccaccctccctgcCCCCTCTGCCAGGGCGGGGCAGGGCCATGCCAG GACTCCAGACCATCCCTTCACAGGGAGGCAAGCTTGAGATTGCAGGCACAGTGGTGGGCCAGTGGGCAGGGACTCGCAgaggcagggggcggggctcctCCCCCATTCAGGTGGTGTCCGTTGGTGGACCAACCAGAGG ACGACCAAGAGGTATAATTTCAACTCCTGTTGTAAGGACCTTTGGCCGGGGAGCCAGATACCACAGTAGAGGTTTCAGGAGTCCCGGATCGTACCAG GCCTCGTGTTTCCAGGCCAGGCCTGCGTACGCCGCCTCCTCTGGCTGGGACGTGGGGAAGGACCGAAAGAAGCCCAGAGTGGAGAGACAGGAGTCCACCGAGGCAGCCGAGAACGGGTTGGAGGACGGGGAGGTGGCGCGGCTCAACGGGAGCGCGGTGGAAAGCAAAGCTCCCATCCCAGCCCAAAGTGCCTTTAGCAATGACTCCAAAATGTGCAATATCGCTCCTCATTTAAATGCACTAAACGCAGACGACGAACGCGACAGAGATGGAGCTCTGAGTGCCGCCGTCTTGAAAACAGAAGagtaa
- the LOC113586361 gene encoding constitutive coactivator of PPAR-gamma-like protein 1 homolog isoform X5, with the protein MGVQGFQEYIEKHCPSAVMPVELQKLARGGLVGGCRQRPPQRPLRLLVDAEDCLHRLYGGFYTDWVGGGQWNHMLGYLAALAKACAHGNIELSVCFNGALEKGRLHEWVRRQVNDRQTAQQIVSHVQSKGTPPPKVWFLPPACMAHCVRLALLRFRVGVVQSLEDHHQEVLALCRENGFHGLMAYDSDYALCNVPSYFSAHALKLSRNGKSLTTSQYLMHEVSKQLDLSPNRFVIFASLLGNHILPDEDLAAFHWSLLGPDHPLASLKVRAHQLVLPPCDVVIRAVADYVRSLQDINDLEAITRDIFKHSQSRTDDKVLRFKKAVEYYAVASKPPQSSPYIVRPKRLGVPAAMSHYTPSQMLSIPQPFLAQQPGVQQNSLGPGPRPGPAESEVDKGLSDQNSFRDIPHESKPHTPLYERASPINPPPPGSPGHTESAFLNASSSSSSLENEETTGLTANHVNDHKEWDKQRSQMHGVPDNLGDQTKVGDAQSDPSVTSSGGQGLEVGGHRGAHARIPSLLSMPTRNHMDMTTPPLPAVAAEVLRVAEHRHRMGLMHPYVYHVLTKGELKLLVTIEDEANKDLPSAVQLFRPVRQYVYGVLFSLAEAKKKVERLAMRRNCLPEYEPVIVKEWAAYKGKSPHTPELVEALAFREWTCPNLKKLWLGKAVEDKNRRMRAFLACMRSDTPAMLNPANVPTPLMVLCCVLRFMLQWPGVRILRRNELDAFLAQAISPKLYDPDQLQELKIDNLDPRGVQLAALFMSGVDMALFANDVCGQPLPWEHCCPWMYFDGKLLQSKLIHATRNKAQLIDLCDGQAEQAAKVEKMRQSILEGLNLSRLPHLPPFPPHPPHAMHFYPHNSTFYPPPSLPPLPGRGRAMPGLQTIPSQGGKLEIAGTVVGQWAGTRRGRGRGSSPIQVVSVGGPTRGRPRGIISTPVVRTFGRGARYHSRGFRSPGSYQARPAYAASSGWDVGKDRKKPRVERQESTEAAENGLEDGEVARLNGSAVESKAPIPAQSAFSNDSKMCNIAPHLNALNADDERDRDGALSAAVLKTEE; encoded by the exons ATGGGCGTTCAGGGCTTCCAGGAGTACATCGAGAAACACTGCCCGAGCGCCGTGATGCCGGTGGAGCTGCAGAAGTTGGCACGGGGGGGTCTGGTCGGAGGATGCAGGCAGAGACCCCCCCAGCGCCCGCTCCGGCTGCTCGTGGACGCCGAGGACTGTCTGCACCGGCTGTACGGCGGCTTTTACACCGACTGGGTCGGCGGAGGGCAGTGGAACCACATGCTCGGGTACCTGGCCGCCCTGGCCAAAGCCTGCGCGCACGGGAACATCGAGCTGTCGGTGTGCTTCAACGGCGCCCTGGAGAAGGGCCGCCTGCACGAGTGGGTCCGGCGGCAGGTGAACGACAGGCAGACGGCGCAGCAGATCGTCAGCCACGTCCAGAGCAAGGGCACCCCACCGCCCAAGGTCTGGTTCCTGCCGCCGGCGTGCATGGCTCACTGCGTCCGGCTCGCCCTGCTCAGGTTTCGCGTCGGG GTTGTCCAGAGCCTTGAGGACCATCATCAGGAGGTGCTCGCCTTGTGTAGGGAGAACGGCTTCCATGGCCTGATGGCGTACGACTCCGACTACGCCCTGTGCAACGTGCCGAGCTACTTCAGTGCGCACGCCCTGAAACTGAGCCGCAATGGCAAGAGTCTCACCACCAGCCAGTACCTGATGCATGAGGTGTCCAAGCAACTCGACCTCAGTCCCAATCGCTTCGTCATCTTCGCTTCCCTCTTAG GTAATCACATTTTGCCTGACGAAGATCTAGCTGCCTTTCACTGGAGTTTACTGGGTCCGGATCACCCCTTAGCCTCTCTTAAG GTCCGCGCGCACCAGCTTGTGCTCCCTCCCTGTGACGTCGTGATAAGGGCAGTGGCAGATTACGTCCGCAGCCTGCAGGACATCAACGACCTGGAAGCCATCACTAGAGACATATTCAAGCACTCCCAG TCCAGGACCGATGACAAAGTTTTACGCTTCAAGAAGGCCGTGGAGTATTACGCAGTCGCCAGTAAGCCCCCTCAGTCTTCTCCTTATATAG tcagacCAAAGCGACTTGGTGTCCCTGCAGCTATGTcacactacacaccatcacagatGCTCAGCATTCCACAGCCCTTCCTTGCACAGCAGCCCGGG GTCCAGCAGAACTCCTTGGGACCAGGACCGAGGCCCGGGCCGGCCGAATCCGAGGTGGATAAAGGGCTCTCGGATCAGAACAGCTTCAGGGACATTCCGCACGAAAGCAAGCCCCATACACCCCTGTACGAGCGGGCGTCGCCCATCAACCCGCCTCCCCCCGGCAGCCCTGGCCATACCGAGTCAGCCTTCCTCAACGCCTCATCGTCATCCTCTTCCTTGGAGAACGAGGAGACCACAGGGCTCACTGCCAA CCACGTAAATGACCATAAGGAATGGGACAAGCAAAGAAGTCAGATGCATGGCGTTCCGGACAACCTGGGGGACCAAACCAAAGTGGGTGATGCGCAG TCCGATCCCTCTGTGACCTCCTCTGGGGGTCAAGGCCTGGAGGTCGGAGGTCACCGCGGGGCCCACGCCCGTATCCCGTCCCTGCTCTCGATGCCAACCAGGAACCACATGGACATGACCACCCCCCCTCTGCCCGCGGTGGCGGCTGAGGTGTTGCGAGTGGccgaacacagacacaggatgGGCCTCATGCACCCTTACGTCTACCACGTACTCACCAAG GGTGAGCTTAAGTTATTGGTCACCATCGAGGACGAAGCCAACAAGGACCTGCCGTCTGCCGTGCAGCTGTTCCGGCCCGTCCGCCAGTACGTTTATGGCGTGCTGTTCAGCCTGGCTGAGGCAAAGAAGAAGGTGGAGAGACTTGCCATGAGGAGGAACTGCCTCCCTGAAT ACGAGCCGGTCATCGTAAAAGAGTGGGCCGCGTACAAGGGCAAATCCCCCCACACGCCGGAGCTGGTGGAGGCACTGGCCTTCCGTGAGTGGACCTGCCCCAACCTGAAGAAGCTGTGGCTGGGCAAGGCAGTGGAGGACAAGAACCGACGCATGCGGGCCTTCCTGGCCTGCATGAGGTCCGACACGCCGGCCATGCTCAACCCCGCCAACGTACCCACCCCACTCATGGTGCTGTGCTGCGTCCTCCG GTTTATGTTACAGTGGCCAGGAGTAAGAATTTTACGCCGTAACGAGCTTGATGCATTCCTAGCCCAGGCTATTTCTCCTAAACTCTATGACCCTGACCAGCTGCAGGAACTGAAG ATCGATAACCTGGACCCACGGGGTGTGCAGCTGGCTGCTCTGTTCATGAGTGGGGTGGATATGGCCCTGTTTGCCAACGACGTGTGTGGACAGCCCCTGCCCTGGGAGCACTGCTGCCCCTGGATGTATTTCGATGGAAAACTGCTTCAGAGCAAACTGATTCACGCCACGCGCAACAAGGCCCAGCTCATCGACCTCTGTGATGGTCAG GCTGAACAGGCTGCCAAGGTGGAGAAGATGCGTCAGAGTATCCTGGAGGGGCTGAACCTCTCCCGGCTGCCCCACCTCCCACCCTTCCCACCCCATCCTCCACACGCCATGCATTTCTACCCCCACAACAGCACGTTCtaccccccaccctccctgcCCCCTCTGCCAGGGCGGGGCAGGGCCATGCCAG GACTCCAGACCATCCCTTCACAGGGAGGCAAGCTTGAGATTGCAGGCACAGTGGTGGGCCAGTGGGCAGGGACTCGCAgaggcagggggcggggctcctCCCCCATTCAGGTGGTGTCCGTTGGTGGACCAACCAGAGG ACGACCAAGAGGTATAATTTCAACTCCTGTTGTAAGGACCTTTGGCCGGGGAGCCAGATACCACAGTAGAGGTTTCAGGAGTCCCGGATCGTACCAG GCCAGGCCTGCGTACGCCGCCTCCTCTGGCTGGGACGTGGGGAAGGACCGAAAGAAGCCCAGAGTGGAGAGACAGGAGTCCACCGAGGCAGCCGAGAACGGGTTGGAGGACGGGGAGGTGGCGCGGCTCAACGGGAGCGCGGTGGAAAGCAAAGCTCCCATCCCAGCCCAAAGTGCCTTTAGCAATGACTCCAAAATGTGCAATATCGCTCCTCATTTAAATGCACTAAACGCAGACGACGAACGCGACAGAGATGGAGCTCTGAGTGCCGCCGTCTTGAAAACAGAAGagtaa